In a single window of the Gossypium hirsutum isolate 1008001.06 chromosome D02, Gossypium_hirsutum_v2.1, whole genome shotgun sequence genome:
- the LOC107910154 gene encoding nudix hydrolase 4, protein MGGISGFLMKFPSLIHFLLSLLEKIPARLPMPIEKLVSRVSYPRTGRHLQRYNNRGFRLVVGCIPYRYRESEDGKSIEEAIEVLVINAQNGKGILFPKGGWEKDESMEEAAIRETVEEAGVVGVIECKLGKWCYKSKRQSIYHEGHMFGLLVKQELDGWPEKNIRKREWVTVSKAREECPHLWMIEALEELVWRQTQAGAAQGGSK, encoded by the exons ATGGGAGGGATATCGGGGTTTCTTATGAAGTTTCCCTCATTGATCCACTTTTTGTTGTCTCTCCTGGAGAAAATCCCTGCGAGATTGCCTATGCCAATTGAGAAATTGGTTTCTCGTGTTTCATATCCTCGCACCGGCAGGCACTTGCAGCGCTATAATAACAGAGGCTTCCGCTTAGTTGTTGG GTGCATTCCCTACAGGTACAGGGAAAGCGAAGATGGCAAGTCAATTGAGGAAGCGATTGAAGTTCTTGTAATAAATGCACAAAATGGGAAAGGGATATTATTCCCCAAAGGGGGTTGGGAGAAAGATGAATCCATGGAAGAAGCAGCCATTAGAGAGACGGTTGAGGAAGCCGGTGTAGTTGGCGTCATCGAA TGTAAATTAGGTAAATGGTGTTATAAGAGCAAAAGGCAAAGTATATACCATGAAGGCCACATGTTTGGTCTGCTTGTGAAGCAAGAGTTAGATGGATGGCCTGAGAAAAACATCCGAAAACGGGAATGG GTGACAGTGTCGAAAGCTAGAGAAGAATGCCCGCATTTGTGGATGATAGAAGCCTTAGAAGAGTTGGTTTGGCGACAAACGCAGGCAGGTGCGGCCCAAGGAGGAAGTAAATGA